A genomic region of Halobaculum lipolyticum contains the following coding sequences:
- a CDS encoding PQQ-dependent sugar dehydrogenase: protein MNRPPRHDDSLSRRHLLRTAGAVGLAGALAGCSLGGGEQTSEPEPTAAATDTATATPAPTTEGEEPADPYFEQGATVGVEEVATGLSSPSALVTPDDGTDRRFIVDQTGGIYVHDDDGLRSTPFLDLSDRLVALGEGLPNWIPYDERGLLGLAFHPDFSENGRLYVRYSAPSNEADIDHREILSEFVVADDGATADPDSERVLLDMPWHRPIHQSGTIEFGPDGYLYGSLGDGLNPFNAQDLDNLMGSVIRIDVDSRTGNRPYGIPADNPLVGEAGLDELYAWGLRNPWKMAFSGDRLIAGDVGQATWEEVNVIERGANYGWPLKEGTHCHDPQLGTSSEEQCIVESERGEPLVDPVLEFPHFDEEGYAVGFAVIGGHIHTGDVGGVEGDYLFGVYTNSFTTPSGRLLAATPRDSGQWRIEELQVEGGLDIQVLSFGQDGDDSYVLGTRAALADDPLTKNEGVVYRLTE from the coding sequence ATGAACAGACCGCCGCGGCACGACGACTCCCTCTCTCGACGACACCTCCTCCGGACGGCCGGCGCTGTCGGGCTGGCCGGAGCCCTCGCGGGGTGCTCGTTGGGCGGGGGGGAGCAGACGTCGGAGCCGGAGCCGACCGCCGCCGCCACCGACACCGCGACCGCCACACCCGCGCCCACCACCGAGGGCGAGGAGCCCGCGGACCCGTACTTCGAGCAGGGAGCGACGGTCGGGGTCGAGGAGGTCGCCACCGGCCTCTCCTCGCCGAGCGCGCTCGTGACCCCCGACGACGGCACCGACCGACGGTTCATCGTCGACCAGACCGGGGGGATCTACGTCCACGACGACGACGGGTTGCGCTCGACGCCGTTCTTGGATCTCAGCGACCGGCTCGTCGCGCTGGGCGAGGGGCTGCCGAACTGGATCCCCTACGACGAGCGCGGCCTGCTCGGGCTGGCGTTCCACCCCGACTTCTCCGAGAACGGACGGTTGTACGTCCGGTACAGCGCGCCGTCGAACGAGGCGGACATCGACCACCGCGAGATCCTCTCGGAGTTCGTCGTCGCCGACGACGGCGCGACGGCCGACCCCGACAGCGAGCGCGTCCTCCTCGACATGCCGTGGCACCGACCGATCCACCAGTCCGGCACCATCGAGTTCGGACCGGACGGCTACCTGTACGGCTCGCTAGGTGACGGACTGAACCCGTTCAACGCCCAGGACCTCGACAACCTGATGGGGAGTGTCATCCGGATCGACGTCGACAGTCGAACCGGCAACCGTCCGTACGGGATCCCGGCGGACAACCCGCTGGTCGGCGAGGCGGGGCTGGACGAACTGTACGCGTGGGGGCTCCGGAACCCGTGGAAGATGGCGTTCAGCGGCGACCGACTCATCGCCGGCGACGTGGGGCAGGCGACGTGGGAGGAGGTCAACGTCATCGAGCGCGGCGCCAACTACGGCTGGCCGCTCAAGGAGGGGACCCACTGCCACGACCCGCAACTGGGGACCAGTTCCGAGGAGCAGTGTATCGTCGAGTCCGAGCGGGGTGAGCCGCTCGTCGACCCCGTCTTGGAGTTCCCCCACTTCGACGAGGAAGGGTACGCCGTCGGGTTCGCGGTCATCGGCGGGCACATCCACACGGGTGACGTCGGCGGCGTCGAGGGCGACTACCTGTTCGGCGTGTACACCAATTCGTTCACGACGCCCTCCGGCCGCCTCCTCGCCGCGACGCCGCGGGACTCGGGCCAGTGGCGGATCGAGGAGCTGCAGGTCGAGGGCGGGCTGGACATCCAGGTGCTCTCGTTCGGACAGGACGGCGACGACTCGTACGTGCTCGGGACGCGGGCGGCGCTCGCGGACGACCCGCTCACCAAAAACGAGGGCGTCGTCTACCGGCTGACCGAGTAG
- a CDS encoding Gfo/Idh/MocA family protein has protein sequence MSKLTVGVVGAGWMATDYHIPAFTSHPHTRVVAFAERDEARRRTVEADRSLPGYGDVASMLSAHDLDVVSICTPPSTHEEIFLAAVDAGCHVLCEKPLALSAESARRMADAADDAGVVTQVGYLHRYYRNYERARTILSNDLIGDVVEATVAHHSAPPSVGWYYDPRLSGGGVARDLFPHTLDVLLEVFDATPEVTDASVRYLRDRTVEDAASVSLDFDGTPVDLSATWTQTDGVSRVLFVGTEGWLELDSETLQGDVHGRPFEFRHGDLPLVDIGVATLFPASDEDAHTARIHDFADHAASGDRETAAPAARGVDVARVIDSVYDRCGVNWEEAR, from the coding sequence ATGAGTAAACTGACCGTCGGTGTGGTCGGCGCCGGCTGGATGGCGACCGACTACCACATCCCGGCGTTCACCAGCCACCCGCACACGCGGGTGGTCGCCTTCGCCGAACGCGACGAGGCGCGCCGACGGACCGTCGAGGCGGACCGATCCCTCCCGGGGTACGGCGACGTCGCGTCGATGCTGTCGGCCCACGACCTCGACGTCGTCAGCATCTGCACCCCGCCGAGCACCCACGAGGAGATCTTCCTCGCCGCCGTCGACGCCGGCTGTCACGTGCTCTGTGAGAAACCGTTGGCGTTGAGCGCCGAGAGCGCCCGTCGGATGGCCGACGCCGCCGACGACGCCGGCGTCGTCACGCAGGTCGGCTACCTCCACCGCTACTACCGGAACTACGAGCGGGCGAGGACGATCCTCTCGAACGACCTGATCGGCGACGTCGTCGAGGCGACCGTCGCCCACCACTCGGCACCACCCTCCGTCGGGTGGTACTACGACCCCCGGCTCTCCGGCGGCGGTGTCGCCCGCGACCTGTTCCCCCACACGTTGGACGTCCTCCTCGAGGTGTTCGACGCCACACCCGAGGTGACCGACGCGAGCGTCCGCTACCTCCGCGACCGGACGGTCGAGGACGCCGCCAGCGTGTCGCTCGACTTCGACGGCACCCCGGTGGACCTGTCGGCGACGTGGACGCAGACGGACGGCGTGAGTCGCGTCCTCTTCGTCGGGACGGAGGGGTGGCTGGAGTTGGATTCGGAGACGCTCCAGGGCGACGTCCACGGGCGCCCCTTCGAGTTCCGGCACGGCGACCTCCCGCTTGTGGACATCGGCGTCGCGACGCTGTTCCCGGCGAGCGACGAGGACGCACACACCGCACGCATCCACGACTTCGCGGACCACGCCGCGTCGGGCGACCGCGAGACCGCGGCCCCGGCCGCTCGCGGCGTCGACGTCGCGAGGGTCATCGACTCGGTGTACGACCGGTGTGGCGTGAACTGGGAGGAAGCGCGATGA
- a CDS encoding LamG domain-containing protein translates to MDAATPDRLGLGYGGTPWRLSGGIPAALLAANPLSLVGPSDGLVGHWPLDGTGGTVSDVAGGNDGVVRGSPERGVPGVYDSTAIEFGATPDDYVEVADAGVLRPGELSFGGWYRTTSGENEQTVIQKADSRYGDEGYAIDVQTPTSIRAHVGVESGRATVNPFGVATHDGEWHHVCCTWDGSSFVLYLDGAEVDRDTSQSGTVVHSDRPLYIGYGDNGYSAPYAMNGTVDDVRVYDRALGGDEVAALYDGVEESTPTPTPTATSTPTPTPTPTPTPTPTPTPTATPTPTPTPTPTPTATPTPTATPTPTATPTPTPTPTPTPTPTDPSAQPAPVARWQFSETSGTTVADSAGGNDGFVRGSPTLDTDGVFDTSGIAFGASADDYVEVPDSGTLTPTSALSFGGWYRTSSGENEQTVIQKADSRYGVEGYAVDVQTPTSIRAHVGVESGRATVNPSADTHDGEWHHVCCTWDGSSFVLYLDGEEVDRDTSQSGDVVPSGRSLYVGYGDNGYTAPYAMNGAVDDVRVYETALTSDEVGAIVAGATTEPTPTPTPTPSPTATPSPTPTTTPTPTPTTTPSETPTATPIPNDEFGESGYGSHGYGGVVTGSDQ, encoded by the coding sequence TTGGACGCCGCTACCCCCGATCGGCTCGGACTCGGCTACGGCGGGACCCCTTGGCGACTCTCGGGCGGCATCCCGGCGGCGCTGCTGGCCGCGAACCCACTCTCGCTCGTCGGTCCAAGCGACGGACTGGTGGGTCACTGGCCCCTCGACGGGACCGGGGGGACGGTGTCGGACGTCGCGGGCGGCAACGACGGCGTCGTGCGCGGGAGCCCCGAGCGGGGAGTCCCGGGCGTGTACGACTCGACGGCCATCGAGTTCGGGGCGACTCCGGACGACTACGTCGAGGTCGCGGACGCGGGCGTGCTCAGACCCGGGGAACTCAGCTTCGGCGGCTGGTACCGGACCACGAGCGGCGAGAACGAACAGACCGTGATCCAGAAAGCGGACTCCCGCTACGGGGATGAGGGGTACGCCATCGACGTCCAGACGCCGACCAGCATCCGGGCGCACGTCGGCGTCGAGAGCGGCCGGGCGACGGTCAACCCGTTCGGCGTCGCGACCCACGACGGCGAGTGGCACCACGTGTGCTGTACGTGGGACGGGAGTTCGTTCGTCCTGTACCTCGACGGCGCGGAGGTCGACCGCGACACCTCCCAGTCGGGCACGGTAGTCCACAGCGACCGGCCGCTGTACATCGGCTACGGCGACAATGGCTACTCCGCCCCCTACGCCATGAACGGGACCGTCGACGACGTCCGGGTGTACGACCGAGCGCTCGGCGGCGACGAGGTCGCGGCCCTGTACGACGGTGTCGAGGAGTCGACGCCGACGCCCACACCGACTGCAACGTCAACGCCGACACCCACTCCGACGCCGACGCCAACCCCCACGCCAACTCCGACACCGACTGCAACACCGACGCCGACACCGACCCCAACACCGACGCCGACTGCAACACCGACGCCGACTGCAACACCGACGCCGACTGCAACACCGACGCCGACGCCCACTCCGACGCCGACGCCAACACCGACGGACCCGTCGGCACAGCCGGCGCCGGTTGCTCGGTGGCAGTTCTCGGAGACGAGCGGGACGACGGTGGCCGACAGCGCCGGGGGGAACGACGGCTTCGTCCGTGGCTCGCCGACGCTCGACACCGACGGGGTGTTCGACACGTCGGGCATCGCCTTCGGGGCGAGCGCGGACGACTACGTCGAGGTCCCGGACTCGGGGACGCTGACGCCGACGAGCGCCCTCTCGTTCGGCGGCTGGTATCGAACGTCGAGCGGCGAGAACGAACAGACCGTGATCCAGAAAGCGGACTCCCGCTACGGGGTGGAGGGGTACGCCGTCGACGTCCAGACGCCGACCAGCATCCGGGCACACGTCGGCGTCGAGAGCGGCCGGGCGACGGTCAACCCCAGCGCCGACACGCACGACGGCGAGTGGCACCACGTGTGCTGTACGTGGGACGGGAGTTCGTTCGTCCTGTACCTCGACGGCGAGGAGGTCGACCGCGACACCTCCCAGTCGGGCGACGTCGTTCCGAGCGGCCGGTCGCTGTACGTCGGGTACGGCGACAACGGCTACACCGCCCCCTACGCCATGAACGGGGCCGTCGACGACGTCCGTGTGTACGAGACGGCTCTGACGAGCGACGAGGTCGGTGCGATCGTCGCCGGAGCCACGACGGAGCCGACACCGACGCCGACGCCGACGCCGTCACCGACCGCGACGCCGTCGCCCACGCCGACGACCACGCCGACGCCGACGCCGACGACCACACCGAGTGAAACACCAACCGCGACACCGATCCCGAACGACGAGTTCGGCGAGAGTGGCTACGGTAGCCACGGCTACGGCGGTGTCGTGACCGGGAGCGACCAATGA
- the glmS gene encoding glutamine--fructose-6-phosphate transaminase (isomerizing), with the protein MCGIIGYVGEEQARPRLVAGLQRLEYRGYDSAGIALADDELSVFKQSGLISDLDLPAETPQTCGIGHTRWSTHGKPTDANAHPHTDCSGRVAVVHNGIIANYDDLRSELPDHEFRSETDTEVVAHLVEEALEHTDDLRAAVEAVVERIEGSYALGVVAAGYDGIVAARRNSPLVVGHGTDGNFIASDVTPLLEHTRSVSYLEDGDVAHLTRSGVTVRHDGELVDREVTTIEWDADAAEKAGYDHYMLKEIHEQPTALRQAIAGRIDPIEGDVDLGDLSLSEAFLSDIDEVQFVACGTSYHACMYGKQLVEHLADVRATVEFASEYSVGSGRDPERTLVVGVSQSGETADTLRALRVAKRSGIRTLGVTNTVGSTMARECDDVVYIRAGPEIGVAATKTFASQVVILALFAVTVADERGELDPTAGRELLEHLQNLPGAVQGALDRDDAVEEVADAFADGDAFFFIGRRFGNPVALEGALKLKEISYDHAEGFPAGELKHGPLALVTEDTPVLALLTAGTRPDETRNNIKEVQSRGAPVVAFTAPDDDGDYEVGFDVPDLGLIEPLVANVYLQLFAYHVADDKGRSIDRPRNLAKSVTVE; encoded by the coding sequence ATGTGTGGAATCATCGGATACGTCGGCGAGGAACAGGCGCGGCCACGACTCGTGGCGGGACTACAGCGGTTGGAGTACCGGGGCTACGACTCGGCGGGCATCGCGCTCGCCGACGACGAGCTGTCGGTGTTCAAGCAGTCGGGGCTGATCAGCGACCTCGACCTCCCGGCGGAGACGCCCCAGACGTGTGGGATCGGCCACACCCGCTGGAGCACCCACGGCAAGCCGACCGACGCGAACGCCCACCCGCACACGGACTGTTCGGGTCGGGTCGCCGTCGTCCACAACGGCATCATCGCCAACTACGACGACCTGCGGTCGGAACTCCCCGACCACGAGTTCCGGAGCGAGACCGACACGGAGGTCGTCGCACACCTCGTCGAGGAAGCACTCGAACACACCGACGACCTCCGGGCGGCTGTCGAAGCGGTCGTCGAACGCATCGAGGGGAGCTACGCCCTGGGCGTCGTCGCGGCCGGCTACGACGGCATCGTCGCCGCCCGGCGGAACAGTCCCTTGGTCGTCGGCCACGGCACGGACGGGAACTTCATCGCCAGCGACGTGACGCCGCTGTTGGAACACACGCGCTCGGTGTCGTACCTCGAAGACGGCGACGTCGCGCACCTGACCCGGAGCGGGGTGACCGTCCGTCACGACGGCGAACTCGTCGACCGGGAGGTCACCACGATCGAGTGGGACGCCGACGCGGCCGAGAAAGCCGGCTACGACCACTACATGCTGAAGGAGATCCACGAACAGCCGACCGCACTCCGACAGGCTATCGCCGGCCGCATCGACCCCATCGAGGGCGACGTCGACTTGGGCGACCTCTCGCTGTCGGAGGCGTTCCTCTCGGACATCGACGAGGTACAGTTCGTCGCCTGTGGCACCTCCTACCACGCCTGCATGTACGGGAAGCAGTTAGTGGAGCACCTGGCGGACGTTCGAGCGACCGTCGAGTTCGCCAGCGAGTACAGCGTCGGGAGCGGTCGCGACCCGGAACGGACGCTGGTCGTCGGTGTGAGCCAGAGCGGGGAGACGGCGGACACCCTCCGTGCGCTCCGGGTCGCCAAGCGGTCGGGGATCCGGACGCTCGGCGTGACCAACACCGTCGGCAGCACGATGGCTCGCGAGTGCGACGACGTCGTGTACATCCGCGCCGGTCCCGAGATCGGCGTCGCGGCGACGAAGACGTTCGCCTCGCAGGTCGTGATCCTCGCCCTGTTCGCCGTGACCGTCGCGGACGAGCGCGGCGAGTTGGACCCGACGGCCGGTCGCGAACTGCTCGAACACCTCCAGAACCTCCCGGGGGCTGTCCAGGGGGCCCTCGACCGGGACGATGCCGTCGAGGAGGTCGCCGACGCCTTCGCGGACGGCGACGCGTTCTTCTTCATCGGCCGGCGGTTCGGCAACCCCGTCGCGCTGGAGGGCGCGCTGAAACTCAAGGAGATCTCCTACGACCACGCCGAGGGGTTCCCGGCCGGCGAACTGAAACACGGCCCGCTGGCGCTCGTCACCGAGGACACGCCGGTGCTCGCACTGCTGACCGCCGGGACGCGACCCGACGAGACCCGCAACAACATCAAGGAGGTCCAGTCGCGCGGCGCCCCGGTCGTCGCCTTCACGGCACCCGACGACGACGGGGACTACGAGGTCGGATTCGACGTCCCCGACCTCGGGCTGATCGAACCGCTCGTGGCGAACGTCTACCTCCAGTTGTTCGCCTACCACGTCGCCGACGACAAGGGGAGGTCGATCGACAGGCCGAGGAACCTCGCGAAGAGCGTCACCGTCGAGTAG
- a CDS encoding sugar phosphate nucleotidyltransferase: MKAVLLAAGGGRRLGPLTERRPKPMVPVGNRPILETVLEAAVGVGVEEVVLVVGRGSDRIRTHFGDGDEWGVEIRYVVQDHQLGAAHALSQVESVVDGHFLTLHGDQLVDEELLERLVARWEETATPTIAAVRSQRPTEYGAVEIEDGTVRGVSRTPTDDPPFLVNGGAYVFDERVFDVIRGMEETDDGDFGMATALQRLADGGGLAAVLHRGAWQDLTYPWDLLTTNAALVHEHEATGASDHPGVHDTAAVSEAVALDEGVSIGPNATLLPGTSLGRNVRVGANAVVSNSIVMAGAHIGDGAVVHDTVVGEAAAIGSNVTAEGGPADVEIDDRIHRDVGLGGVVADRATIRGNATLTPGTVVGCEVVADSGTVLQGRIASEETVRRA; this comes from the coding sequence ATGAAAGCGGTGCTGCTGGCGGCCGGCGGCGGCCGTCGCCTCGGTCCCTTGACCGAGCGACGGCCGAAGCCGATGGTCCCGGTCGGTAATCGGCCCATACTGGAGACCGTGCTGGAGGCGGCGGTCGGTGTGGGCGTCGAGGAAGTCGTGCTCGTCGTCGGTCGCGGGAGCGATCGGATCCGGACGCACTTCGGCGACGGGGACGAGTGGGGGGTCGAGATCCGGTACGTCGTTCAGGACCACCAACTGGGCGCGGCACACGCGCTCTCGCAGGTCGAGTCGGTCGTCGACGGCCACTTCCTGACCCTCCACGGCGACCAACTCGTCGACGAGGAGTTGCTCGAGCGACTCGTCGCGCGGTGGGAGGAGACGGCGACCCCGACCATCGCGGCCGTTCGGTCGCAGCGACCGACGGAGTACGGCGCGGTCGAGATCGAAGACGGGACCGTCCGCGGCGTCTCCCGGACGCCGACCGACGACCCGCCGTTCCTCGTCAACGGCGGTGCCTACGTCTTCGACGAGCGCGTCTTCGACGTGATCCGCGGGATGGAGGAGACGGACGACGGCGACTTCGGGATGGCGACGGCGCTCCAACGGCTGGCCGACGGCGGCGGTCTCGCCGCGGTGCTCCACCGCGGCGCGTGGCAGGACCTCACCTACCCGTGGGACCTGTTGACGACGAACGCCGCGCTGGTCCACGAGCACGAAGCCACCGGTGCGAGCGACCACCCCGGCGTGCACGACACCGCCGCGGTGTCGGAGGCCGTCGCACTCGACGAGGGGGTGTCGATCGGTCCGAACGCGACGCTGTTACCCGGCACCTCACTGGGTCGGAACGTCCGTGTCGGCGCGAACGCGGTCGTCTCGAACAGTATCGTGATGGCCGGCGCACACATCGGCGACGGGGCGGTCGTCCACGACACCGTCGTCGGAGAGGCGGCCGCGATCGGGTCGAACGTCACCGCCGAGGGCGGCCCGGCGGACGTCGAGATCGACGACCGGATCCACCGCGACGTCGGACTGGGCGGCGTCGTCGCCGACCGGGCGACGATCCGGGGGAACGCGACGCTGACGCCGGGAACCGTCGTCGGCTGTGAGGTCGTGGCGGACAGCGGCACCGTCCTGCAGGGACGGATCGCGTCCGAGGAAACCGTGCGGAGGGCTTGA
- a CDS encoding NAD-dependent epimerase/dehydratase family protein — MTVLVTGATGFVGLNLLRSLDREAVAMVRPSSSTSRLPDGVDTVEADLSDADSLAAALDGVDGVVHLAAAVYDKARMAGTNATGTERLVDAAADAGVDRFVFASTIGAHPEVPADADSAYQQSKVASEELLFGRDHPFEVSAIYPTYIFGQRDYRLTRYEHVRPIATNRLLVPPLYTADTYNIVHVDDVVATIRRCLDGTTGRQLVTGPNLSNKQVLGAIAEYTPGKCTVVNVPYGAIRWGVKPAMDVLYRAGISPVPGDGFLERGDYGTVREDLTERAPVRQRSWRTAIRDTVEWYESVGLL, encoded by the coding sequence ATGACGGTGCTCGTGACCGGCGCGACCGGGTTCGTCGGGCTGAACCTGCTTCGCTCGCTCGACCGCGAGGCCGTCGCGATGGTGCGGCCGTCGTCGTCGACGAGCCGACTCCCCGACGGTGTCGACACCGTCGAGGCCGACCTCTCGGACGCCGACTCGCTGGCGGCGGCGCTGGACGGTGTCGACGGCGTGGTCCACCTCGCGGCGGCCGTCTACGACAAGGCACGCATGGCCGGGACTAACGCCACGGGGACCGAGCGGCTCGTCGACGCGGCGGCCGACGCCGGCGTCGACCGGTTCGTCTTCGCCAGCACGATCGGCGCACACCCCGAGGTGCCGGCCGACGCGGACTCCGCCTACCAGCAGTCGAAAGTCGCGTCCGAGGAGCTGCTGTTCGGGCGCGACCACCCGTTCGAGGTGTCGGCGATCTACCCGACGTACATCTTCGGCCAGCGGGACTACCGGCTGACCCGGTACGAACACGTCCGGCCGATCGCGACCAACCGCCTGCTGGTCCCGCCGCTGTACACGGCCGATACGTACAACATCGTCCACGTGGACGACGTCGTCGCCACGATCCGTCGGTGTCTCGACGGGACGACCGGCCGCCAGCTCGTCACCGGGCCGAACCTCTCGAACAAGCAGGTACTCGGCGCGATCGCAGAGTACACACCCGGCAAGTGTACGGTTGTGAACGTGCCCTACGGCGCGATCCGGTGGGGCGTCAAGCCCGCCATGGACGTGCTCTACCGGGCGGGTATCTCGCCCGTCCCCGGCGACGGCTTCCTCGAACGGGGGGACTACGGTACCGTCCGCGAGGACCTGACCGAACGGGCGCCGGTCCGCCAACGGTCGTGGCGGACGGCGATACGGGACACGGTCGAGTGGTACGAGTCGGTGGGACTGCTGTAG